The Cololabis saira isolate AMF1-May2022 chromosome 20, fColSai1.1, whole genome shotgun sequence genome includes a window with the following:
- the si:dkey-85k7.12 gene encoding interferon-induced very large GTPase 1, with product MDDSEGEEDFFDAQDSLLKPHSDEGDSSASLQADYVPPPEVTVLHVGSETVSLEFESSSSSVRYKLHVDYSCNTQRGSVDTDDSDSVEIKGLNPGTEYTFNIKRISENGTESKATSLSVFTEPVFPTGITVSNITSESLSLQWDPPAGEVESCIVTCCSGGETVEEKTTNTNRVTFSSLKPGVSYSLHVSAKLRNRTTSTSASITVKTKTKLESLLEDLGLTPYYREKLTLSKILEIDEKTITDVPVKSKSDLPWYFLKKLMMVNVTARNMKGSSTCESTYDDSSGTELDFSDILDSPNTDDTLNPLDIITALFLCSDAFVQQEMALKMSMCQFAVPLLLPSFNTEQCTLMLWAMRDIVKKYRPPALSQSKGFIEEKIVDSQVPMISFVRLGDCSLSKSEILNKLLSNSQQYHDTFVHHNMEGGDSPKRISNGLTEITWYLPGGNRNMNHFNQPVAVANLHGDIASFETQYSFLCQTSAAVFLFFDHLDSECKILSNQNQKAQIFLVGNSESKNFSSNALKSVATKLGLTKNNIIIKTKEKNDADFIKYLRKKVSDVIENPQIKVPIANMADIAHELGILVDEDCPECQAGKKSADAITEEIQDLRQYKEQQLPLQGQIWKELTGLEKEEFRLHKVGSKNIEIYKSDLQEQKKKLRKKQNSFNLSPAMTCFINEISRPEIERCYFLKWMRMNLDNISRLKLSALRELYKEKCKDSANKDEVKEIDRQLSNSSLGTEHFFREMGQIYEASLSLPEKHASRKKLQHLPKLCGQLLLDGFPLELVDGDASNIPLRWVSDVLTQLNLLVSPKNKIRVVTVLGVQSTGKSTLLNTMFGVQFAVSSGRCTRGAFMLLIRLNEEIKGEFGCDFMVIIDTEGLKSPELAQLDNSYQHDNELATLVVGLSDITIINIAMENSTEMKDILQIVVHAFLRMKEVGKKPKCQFVHQNVPDVSAHEKNLRDRKLLLEQLNEMTQAAAKMEKREENKSFTDVIKYSPDTGNCYVPGLWNGNPPMAPVNEGYSETLYELKKNIIQQLRECVSSDNHLLGFKEWMTSLWKAVKHENFIFSFRNSLVADAYIKLCTEFNRWEWEFKKAMYSWISNAETKISNFGTVAAKSQISDMEEFLTQLKHEATTELSKWEKKLLDNLEEYFKQRDGHAYLVEGHKEEFKNSAKSLRRELENSVVNQLTAAADIRRGMKEVENIKENHTKEIEKAVSELITECRKKNVQMTDGELEKEFDKMWSETLRKMSFSELQRIDVFTDVSHYLRENVKNKGSHACEILSGKSLEKCGLAAFKYKPEGWGETVKNKFKGWFNLQDPVKPRPKGADIIAACQDSVTNKKKRKTNYHNTYIQEILRIIDEMLKKADVNTDIEFEVSLKQHICADAARNFQRMQEDFIQANDPKILLDKNKKKFCADFKDVFHKRDQCQKKAEEFTEQCLKPAVEDFVYRCLGPNITEEMMRSKAFSTRTSFQGSVLLDLLSKEDFNSYLSFTSKYEDYVKTWILEQIKEHFSDASKTSGYEEQHLKLSIKNIKDAMEKAKSETSADLKTFVEHICKELGDKLVISQDALGAFMILNNADQEQFAGWLTESVEKMEETLKKKFKDTTFERKLEHLCVNPQTELFNRVVGCGKQCPFCQVPCEAGGGKHKDHFASLHRPRGLGRYRWERSEILVTDICTSAVISENAFRCSATKYEWHPYKSYREIFPDWHIPPDGSLEASDFWKYVMYKYNRDFAEAYKAKPADIPRSWKKITKKQAETSLKNSFNIS from the exons ATGGATGACTCAGAGGGGGAAGAG GATTTCTTTGATGCACAAGATTCCCTCCTTAAGCCTCACAGTGATGAAGGAGACTCCTCTGCCTCGCTGCAGGCTGACT ATGTTCCTCCTCCAGAAGTAACAGTCCTCCATGTTGGCAGTGAGACAGTTTCTCTTGAGTTTGAAAGCAGCTCTTCCTCCGTTAGATACAAGCTTCATGTAGATTACAGCTGTAACACACAGAGAGGCAGCGTGGACACTGACGACAGTGACAGCGTAGAGATTAAGGGATTAAACCCCGGGACTGAGTATACTTTCAACATCAAAAGGATATCAGAAAATGGAACTGAAAGCAAAGCCACCTCTCTGTCTGTATTTACAG AACCAGTTTTTCCTACTGGGATAACAGTCTCTAACATCACCAGTGAGTCACTGTCTCTGCAATGGGATCCTCCAGCTGGTGAAGTGGAGTCTTGCATTGTGACCTGCTGCAGTGGAGGAGAAACTGTGGAAGAGaagacaacaaacacaaaccGTGTTACGTTCAGCAGCCTGAAGCCAGGAGTGTCTTATTCCCTCCATGTTTCTGCAAAACTGAGAAACCGAACTACAAGCACCTCAGCTTCAATAACTGTCAAAACAA AGACCAAACTGGAAAGCCTTTTGGAGGATCTGGGGTTGACTCCGTACTACAGAGAGAAACTAACACTCAGCAAGATCCTGGAGATTGATGAGAAGACCATCACTGATGTTCCTGTCAAGAGTAAATCAGATCTTCCATGGTATTTTCTAAAGAAACTGATGATGGTTAATGTAACAGCTAGAAATATGAAGGGTTCATCAACTTGTGAGTCAACGTATGATGATTCATCAGGGACTGAGTTAGATTTCAGTGATATACTTGACAGTCCAAACACAGATGATACACTAAACCCTCTCGACATAATCACTGCTCTCTTTCTGTGTTCAGATGCTTTTGTACAACAAGAAATGGCACTAAAAATGTCGATGTGTCAGTTCGCTGTGCCTCTGCTGCTTCCCAGCTTTAATACAGAACAGTGTACACTCATGTTGTGGGCCATGAGAGACATTGTCAAGAAGTACAGACCTCCAGCTCTTTCACAATCCAAGGGTTTCATTGAAGAGAAAATAGTTGATTCTCAAGTTCCAATGATCTCTTTTGTGAGACTTGGTGACTGCTCGTTGTCAAAGTCAGAGATCCTCAATAAGCTTCTCAGCAATTCTCAGCAGTACCACGACACCTTTGTTCACCACAACATGGAGGGTGGTGACAGTCCAAAAAGAATATCCAACGGACTGACAGAAATCACCTGGTACCTTCCGGGTGGGAACAGAAACATGAATCATTTTAATCAACCAGTGGCTGTTGCTAATCTTCATGGGGACATTGCTTCATTTGAAACACAATACTCCTTTCTGTGTCAGACATCTGCAGCAGTTTTTCTGTTCTTTGACCATTTGGACTCTGAGTGCAAAATTCTCTCAAATCAAAACCAGAAGGCTCAGATCTTCTTGGTGGGAAACAGTGAGAGCAAGAACTTCAGCTCAAATGCTCTTAAAAGTGTAGCTACCAAATTGGGCTTGACGAAAAACAACATCATTATtaagacaaaagagaaaaacgaTGCAGATTTTATCAAATATCTGAGGAAGAAAGTGAGTGATGTAATTGAAAACCCACAGATTAAGGTGCCAATAGCAAATATGGCTGACATTGCTCATGAACTGGGAATCCTGGTTGATGAAGATTGTCCAGAGTGTCAGGCTGGAAAGAAGAGTGCAGATGCCATCACTGAAGAAATTCAAGACCTTCGTCAGTATAAAGAACAACAACTTCCTTTGCAAGGCCAAATATGGAAAGAACTCACTGGCTTAGAAAAAGAGGAATTTCGTCTTCACAAAGTTGGATCTAAGAATATCGAAATCTACAAAAGTGACCTAcaagaacagaagaaaaagttgagaaaaaagcagaaCTCTTTTAATCTGTCCCCAGCAATGACATGCTTCATCAATGAAATATCCAGACCAGAAATAGAAAGGTGTTATTTCCTGAAATGGATGCGAATGAACCTTGATAACATCTCTCGTTTAAAACTCTCTGCACTAAGAGAGCTGTACAAGGAAAAGTGCAAAGATTCTGCAAACAAAGATGAGGTGAAAGAAATTGACAGACAACTTTCCAACAGCTCTCTGGGGACTGAACATTTCTTCCGTGAAATGGGTCAGATCTATGAAGCTTCCCTCTCACTTCCAGAAAAACATGCATCACGTAAAAAACTGCAACATCTGCCCAAACTCTGTGGACAGTTGCTGCTTGATGGGTTTCCTCTTGAACTTGTTGATGGAGATGCATCCAACATACCTCTGAGATGGGTGAGTGACGTTCTCACTCAGCTGAATCTCTTGGTGTCTCCAAAGAACAAAATACGGGTAGTTACAGTTCTTGGAGTTCAGAGCACTGGAAAGTCCACTCTCCTGAACACCATGTTTGGAGTGCAGTTTGCAGTCAGCAGTGGTCGATGTACTCGGGGTGCCTTCATGCTGCTCATCAGACTCAATGAAGAAATCAAAGGAGAATTTGGCTGTGACTTCATGGTGATCATTGACACAGAGGGCTTAAAGTCACCAGAACTTGCTCAGCTGGACAACAGCTATCAGCATGACAATGAGCTTGCAACGCTTGTGGTGGGGCTGAGTGATATCACCATTATCAATATTGCAATGGAGAATTCAACTGAAATGAAGGACATTCTGCAAATAGTGGTTCATGCTTTCCTCCGAATGAAGGAGGTGggcaaaaaaccaaaatgtcaGTTTGTTCATCAAAATGTTCCTGATGTTTCTGCTCATGAGAAGAACCTGCGAGACAGAAAACTGCTCCTGGAGCAGTTAAATGAGATGACCCAAGCAGCAGCCAAAATGGAAAAGAGAGAGGAGAACAAAAGCTTCACTGATGTGATAAAGTACAGTCCAGACACTGGGAACTGCTACGTTCCTGGACTCTGGAATGGAAACCCACCAATGGCACCAGTCAATGAGGGATACAGCGAGACTTTATACGAGCTCAAGAAGAACATCATACAACAACTGAGAGAGTGTGTATCATCTGATAATCATTTGTTGGGGTTTAAAGAGTGGATGACCAGTCTGTGGAAAGCTGTGAAGCACGAAAACTTCATCTTCAGCTTCAGAAACAGCCTTGTAGCTGACGCATACATTAAGCTCTGCACAGAGTTCAACAGATGGGAGTGGGAATTCAAGAAAGCTATGTACAGTTGGATTAGCAACGCAGAAACAAAGATTTCCAACTTTGGTACAGTTGCAGCAAAGTCTCAAATATCTGATATGGAAGAATTCCTCACTCAGTTAAAACATGAAGCTACCACAGAGCTGTCTAAATGGGAGAAGAAGCTCCTTGACAATCTGGAGGAATACTTCAAGCAGAGAGATGGACATGCCTATCTGGTTGAAGGACACAAAGAGGAATTTAAAAACAGTGCAAAGAGCCTTCGTCGAGAATTGGAAAATTCTGTTGTAAATCAGCTCACAGCAGCAGCTGATATCAGACGGGGAATGAAAGAAGTCGAAAATATCAAGGAGAACCAcacaaaagaaatagaaaaggCAGTGAGTGAATTAATTACTGAGTGTCGAAAGAAAAATGTCCAAATGACAGATGGAGAGTTAGAAAAAGAGTTTGATAAGATGTGGAGTGAAACACTGAGGAAGATGTCTTTCTCTGAACTACAACGCATAGATGTCTTCACAGATGTGAGCCACTATCTGagagaaaatgttaaaaataaagGGAGTCATGCATGTGAAATCCTGAGTGGAAAAAGCCTCGAAAAGTGTGGGTTGGCAGCTTTCAAATACAAACCTGAAGGATGGGGtgaaacagtaaaaaacaaattCAAGGGTTGGTTTAATCTTCAAGATCCTGTAAAACCCAGACCAAAAGGGGCTGACATCATAGCTGCTTGCCAAGACTCtgtaacaaacaaaaagaaaagaaaaaccaacTACCACAATACCTACATTCAGGAGATCCTTCGCATCATtgatgaaatgttgaaaaaggcTGATGTTAACACAGACATTGAGTTTGAAGTTTCTCTAAAGCAGCACATCTGTGCAGATGCAGCCAGAAACTTTCAGAGAATGCAAGAAGACTTCATACAAGCAAATGACCCCAAGATCCTTCtggataaaaacaagaaaaagttcTGCGCAGATTTCAAAGATGTTTTCCACAAACGAGACCAGTGCCAGAAGAAGGCTGAAgagttcacagaacaatgtctGAAACCTGCTGTTGAAGACTTTGTCTACCGTTGTCTGGGTCCGAATATCACCGAAGAAATGATGAGAAGTAAAGCGTTCAGCACACGAACCTCCTTCCAGGGTTCAGTTCTGCTGGATTTGCTGTCAAAGGAAGACTTCAACAGCTATCTGAGCTTCACTTCCAAGTATGAGGATTATGTAAAAACATGGATACTTGAACAAATAAAGGAGCACTTCTCAGATGCATCTAAAACATCTGGGTATGAGGAACAACATCTCAAGTTGAGCATCAAAAATATTAAGGACGCCATGGAAAAGGCCAAATCAGAGACGAGTGCTGACCTGAAGACATTTGTTGAACACATCTGCAAAGAACTTGGTGATAAACTGGTCATTTCCCAGGATGCTCTTGGTGCCTTCATGATCCTGAACAACGCTGACCAGGAGCAGTTTGCTGGTTGGTTAACTGAGTCTGTGGAGAAGATGGAAGAAACTCTCAAGAAGAAGTTTAAAGACACAACCTTTGAGAGAAAACTAGAACATCTCTGTGTGAATCCTCAGACTGAGCTTTTCAACAGAGTGGTTGGTTGTGGGAAACAGTGTCCGTTCTGTCAAGTTCCCTGTGAAGCAGGAGGAGGCAAACATAAAGATCACTTTGCTTCCCTGCATCGACCAAGAGGTCTGGGTAGATACAGGTGGGAAAGATCAGAAATActtgtaactgacatttgcacatCTGCTGTGATCAGTGAAAACGCCTTTCGCTGCAGCGCCACTAAATACGAGTGGCATCCTTACAAGTCTTACAGGGAAATCTTCCCAGACTGGCACATCCCTCCTGATGGGAGTCTTGAGGCATCAGACTTCTGGAAATATGTGATGTACAAGTACAACAGGGACTTTGCTGAAGCATATAAGGCAAAGCCAGCTGACATTCCTAGATCTTGgaagaaaattacaaaaaaacaggCAGAAACAAGCCTAAAAAACTCATTTAACATCAGCTGA